The following proteins are encoded in a genomic region of Acetobacter oryzoeni:
- the serB gene encoding phosphoserine phosphatase SerB encodes MTSLVLTLVAQREATTLDSATIALVRDILATNAEAIVLSAGEAVDIPCPENAATKLPAVREALNTLPVDTVLTHTATRRKRLLVSDMDSTIVANETLDDVATHAGIGEKIAAITARSMNGELDFATSLRERVALLKGLPASLLEKAWKDVKLNSGARELVQTMHAHGAYTALVSGGFTFFTSKVAALCGFDENHANTLLFDAEDCLTGATGQPILGPDAKLSLLEKLTATHNLPTEATLAIGDGANDLPMLRKAGLGMAFYAKPVVRKEIAAQINHTSLRTALFAQGYPASAFIRD; translated from the coding sequence ATGACGAGCCTTGTTCTGACCCTTGTTGCCCAGCGTGAGGCAACCACCCTTGATAGCGCCACCATTGCACTGGTGCGCGACATTCTTGCCACCAATGCAGAAGCCATTGTGCTTTCTGCCGGGGAAGCCGTTGATATTCCTTGCCCGGAAAATGCAGCCACCAAACTGCCAGCCGTGCGGGAAGCGCTGAACACCCTGCCCGTAGATACGGTGCTGACACATACAGCCACGCGCCGCAAAAGACTGCTGGTTTCTGATATGGACAGCACCATTGTTGCCAATGAAACATTGGATGATGTGGCAACCCATGCCGGTATTGGTGAAAAAATAGCCGCTATTACCGCACGCTCCATGAATGGTGAGCTGGATTTTGCAACATCCCTACGTGAACGCGTGGCCCTGTTGAAGGGACTACCAGCTTCCTTGCTGGAAAAAGCGTGGAAGGACGTCAAACTGAACTCTGGCGCGCGCGAACTGGTGCAGACCATGCATGCCCACGGCGCTTACACGGCGCTGGTTTCTGGTGGTTTTACCTTTTTTACCTCCAAGGTTGCGGCGCTGTGCGGATTTGATGAAAACCACGCCAACACGCTCCTTTTTGATGCAGAAGATTGCCTGACAGGCGCAACCGGCCAGCCTATTCTGGGCCCCGATGCAAAGCTGAGCCTGCTGGAAAAGCTGACAGCTACACACAACCTGCCCACAGAAGCCACGCTGGCTATTGGTGATGGCGCCAATGATCTACCCATGCTGCGTAAGGCCGGGCTAGGTATGGCTTTTTATGCCAAACCGGTTGTGCGCAAGGAAATTGCAGCCCAGATCAACCATACATCCCTCCGCACGGCTCTGTTTGCACAAGGGTATCCCGCTTCTGCATTTATCAGGGACTAA
- the ilvC gene encoding ketol-acid reductoisomerase, translating to MRVYYDRDADVNLIKSKKVAIIGYGSQGHAHANNLKDSGVKEVVIGLRESSSAVEKAKAAGFTVMTPDQAAAWADVVMVLTPDEGQGALYKESLEKNLKQGAALAFAHGLSIHFRLIEARPDLDVFLIAPKGPGHTVRSEYQRGGGVPCLVAIAQDKSGKALDIALSYASAIGGGRAGTIETSFKEEVETDLFGEQAVLCGGLVELIGAGFETLVEGGYAPEMAYFECLHEMKLIVDLIYEGGIANMNYSISNTAEYGEYVSGPRVITPETKKAMKGILTDIQNGTFVRNFVLENQSGNVFFKATRARNDAHQIEAVGEKLRGMMPWIAKSRLVDKTKN from the coding sequence ATGCGCGTGTATTACGACCGTGACGCCGATGTGAATCTGATTAAATCCAAAAAGGTTGCCATTATTGGTTATGGTAGCCAGGGCCATGCCCACGCTAACAACCTGAAGGACAGCGGCGTGAAAGAGGTCGTGATCGGCCTGCGCGAAAGCTCCTCAGCAGTTGAAAAAGCCAAGGCTGCTGGCTTCACCGTGATGACCCCAGACCAGGCTGCTGCATGGGCAGACGTGGTTATGGTGCTGACGCCGGATGAAGGCCAGGGCGCACTGTACAAAGAATCTCTGGAAAAGAACCTGAAGCAGGGTGCCGCTCTGGCATTTGCTCATGGTCTGTCCATCCACTTCCGCCTGATTGAAGCGCGCCCTGATCTGGACGTGTTCCTGATTGCACCAAAAGGCCCAGGCCACACCGTGCGTTCCGAATATCAGCGTGGCGGCGGCGTGCCCTGCCTGGTTGCTATTGCGCAGGATAAGTCTGGCAAGGCTCTGGACATTGCTCTGTCCTATGCTTCCGCCATTGGTGGTGGCCGTGCAGGCACGATCGAAACTTCCTTCAAGGAAGAAGTTGAAACCGATCTGTTTGGTGAACAGGCAGTTCTGTGCGGCGGTCTGGTTGAACTGATCGGCGCTGGCTTTGAAACGCTGGTTGAAGGTGGTTACGCACCGGAAATGGCATACTTTGAATGCCTGCACGAAATGAAGCTGATCGTGGATCTGATCTACGAAGGCGGCATTGCCAACATGAACTACTCCATCTCCAACACAGCTGAGTATGGTGAATACGTATCTGGCCCGCGCGTGATTACGCCGGAAACCAAGAAAGCCATGAAGGGTATCCTGACGGACATCCAGAACGGTACGTTCGTGCGTAACTTCGTGCTGGAAAACCAGTCCGGCAACGTGTTCTTCAAGGCCACACGTGCACGTAACGATGCCCACCAGATTGAAGCTGTTGGTGAAAAACTGCGTGGCATGATGCCGTGGATTGCAAAATCCCGTCTGGTTGACAAAACCAAGAACTAA
- the ilvN gene encoding acetolactate synthase small subunit — protein sequence MQQENSGSAVISLLVDNESGALARIVELFSGRGYNIQSLTVAPVDENQTTSRVNVVTTGTPSAIRQIRAQIARVVPVSRVVDLTAEGPYVAREMALVKVVSSGEPRTEALRIAQAFRARAVDTTASSFVFELTGSTEKLDSFIELMRPLGLAEVSRTGVASICRGPQTIQSI from the coding sequence ATGCAGCAGGAAAATTCCGGTTCTGCCGTTATCTCTCTTTTGGTGGATAATGAAAGCGGCGCTCTGGCCCGTATTGTGGAGCTGTTTTCTGGCCGTGGATACAATATCCAGAGCCTGACAGTGGCCCCGGTTGATGAAAACCAGACCACATCCCGCGTGAATGTGGTGACAACCGGTACACCTTCCGCCATTCGCCAGATACGCGCCCAGATTGCGCGTGTGGTGCCTGTATCCCGTGTTGTGGACCTTACGGCAGAAGGCCCATATGTGGCGCGGGAAATGGCGCTGGTGAAAGTGGTTTCCTCTGGCGAACCACGCACGGAGGCCCTGCGGATTGCGCAGGCATTCCGTGCACGGGCGGTGGACACCACGGCGAGTTCTTTTGTGTTTGAACTGACTGGCTCTACAGAAAAGCTGGACAGTTTTATCGAGCTGATGCGTCCGCTTGGGCTGGCTGAGGTGTCGCGCACAGGCGTGGCCTCCATTTGCCGCGGGCCGCAGACAATTCAGAGCATCTGA
- the miaA gene encoding tRNA (adenosine(37)-N6)-dimethylallyltransferase MiaA: MRQAEHHMGRLADASANLPAALIVAGPTCSGKSALALALARRLNGEIINADSMQVYKDLHILTARPSAEDEQLLPHRLYGVLPAEEKGSVAWWREQALACMQQAWAQNRLPILCGGTGMYLHALTNGLAIIPDAGEEARQEARQSVAQYGAPALHARLMEVDPETASRLRPVDSQRVSRAWEVWRGTGHGLTWWHKQPGLPPAACRFVAVRLNPERAELRARIAARFENMLRNGAVAEVQALLARKLDTTLPAMRAHGVPELSAMLRGEITEQEATQRAVQATGRYTKRQATWFAHHSLAKKGLECTVDASFSDFAQFSERKYEEIVSFVLSGIDAA; the protein is encoded by the coding sequence ATGAGGCAAGCAGAACACCATATGGGCAGACTTGCGGATGCTTCCGCCAACCTGCCCGCAGCACTTATTGTGGCCGGGCCAACCTGTTCCGGCAAATCAGCTTTGGCGCTGGCATTGGCCCGCAGATTGAATGGCGAGATTATTAATGCCGATTCCATGCAGGTTTATAAGGACCTCCATATTTTAACGGCTCGCCCCAGTGCGGAGGACGAACAGCTTTTGCCACACCGGCTGTATGGTGTGCTGCCAGCAGAAGAAAAAGGCAGTGTGGCATGGTGGCGAGAGCAGGCTTTGGCTTGCATGCAGCAGGCATGGGCGCAAAACCGTTTGCCCATTTTATGTGGCGGCACAGGCATGTACTTGCACGCCCTTACAAATGGCTTGGCCATTATCCCGGATGCTGGGGAGGAGGCCCGGCAGGAGGCCCGCCAGAGTGTGGCACAGTACGGCGCACCTGCTTTGCACGCCCGACTGATGGAAGTGGACCCTGAAACAGCTAGCCGTCTGAGGCCCGTGGATTCCCAACGTGTTTCACGCGCGTGGGAAGTCTGGCGTGGCACAGGGCATGGGCTGACATGGTGGCATAAGCAGCCCGGCTTACCGCCTGCTGCCTGCCGGTTTGTAGCTGTGCGCCTAAATCCTGAACGTGCGGAACTGCGGGCACGTATTGCCGCAAGGTTTGAGAACATGCTGCGCAATGGTGCTGTGGCGGAGGTGCAGGCGCTATTGGCCCGAAAACTGGATACCACCCTGCCAGCCATGCGCGCGCACGGTGTGCCCGAGCTTTCTGCCATGCTGCGTGGAGAGATAACCGAGCAAGAAGCCACGCAACGGGCTGTGCAGGCCACAGGGCGTTATACCAAGCGGCAGGCAACGTGGTTTGCGCACCACAGTTTGGCAAAAAAGGGCTTGGAATGCACAGTTGATGCATCTTTTTCTGATTTTGCGCAATTTTCGGAAAGAAAATACGAAGAAATTGTATCTTTCGTTCTCTCTGGGATTGACGCTGCCTGA
- a CDS encoding DEAD/DEAH box helicase gives MSGSFHDLGLDPALCAYAQQAGMAAPTPVQEATIPAILDGRDVLVRAPTGTGKTAAYALPLSQKLLKSRKPRFVLVLVPTRELVLQVEKVFRACLGESKKGQKQTPVTLVPLFGGSDRAEQEHFLAQATGRRILIATPGRLLDFVSNRICDLSECGYLVLDEGDRLFSPEFQEDTETLLSYLPSMRQTLVLSATQPESLKSTLLNLLHKPVEISIEQAPQKRGPIRQAALFLDPAQKPGFIKEFFSRAPKMRSIVFVRTKAEADQLAALLKKARLAAAPLHGDIAQDKRTSTVTSFESGRLFILVATDVAARGLDVPSVKQVINYDVPDQPETYLHRIGRTGRGGEKGSALTLCTMDDRKSLRQIEVGAHVKLRIINAEQALPAPSQPQTASRRSKSVRP, from the coding sequence ATGTCCGGCAGTTTCCATGATCTGGGCCTAGATCCAGCATTATGCGCATATGCGCAGCAGGCGGGCATGGCTGCCCCTACTCCAGTGCAAGAGGCTACTATTCCTGCCATTCTGGATGGCAGAGACGTATTGGTGCGAGCACCCACGGGCACCGGCAAAACGGCTGCCTATGCCTTGCCGCTTAGCCAGAAGCTGCTGAAATCTCGCAAGCCACGTTTTGTGCTGGTGCTTGTGCCCACGCGTGAACTGGTTTTGCAGGTAGAAAAGGTTTTTCGCGCCTGTTTAGGCGAAAGCAAAAAAGGCCAGAAGCAAACACCTGTTACCCTCGTGCCGCTGTTTGGCGGCTCTGACCGCGCAGAGCAGGAGCATTTTCTTGCGCAAGCCACTGGCCGACGCATTCTGATTGCAACACCCGGACGCCTGCTGGACTTTGTTTCCAACCGGATTTGCGACCTTTCAGAATGCGGATATCTGGTTCTGGATGAAGGGGACCGTCTGTTTTCTCCCGAATTTCAGGAAGATACAGAAACACTGCTCTCCTATCTGCCGTCCATGCGGCAAACATTGGTGCTTTCTGCTACCCAGCCCGAAAGTCTTAAAAGCACGCTTTTGAACCTACTGCATAAGCCGGTTGAAATCAGTATTGAACAAGCCCCCCAAAAGCGCGGCCCCATCCGCCAAGCGGCGTTGTTTTTAGATCCCGCCCAGAAACCGGGCTTTATTAAGGAATTTTTCAGCCGCGCGCCCAAAATGCGCAGCATTGTGTTTGTGCGCACAAAAGCAGAGGCTGATCAGCTTGCCGCTCTGCTTAAAAAAGCCCGGCTTGCCGCCGCCCCTTTGCATGGAGATATTGCGCAGGATAAGCGCACCAGCACGGTTACCAGTTTTGAATCCGGGCGGCTCTTTATTCTTGTTGCTACAGATGTTGCGGCACGCGGCTTGGATGTGCCTTCTGTAAAGCAGGTTATCAATTACGATGTGCCGGATCAGCCAGAAACCTATTTGCACCGTATCGGGCGCACGGGCCGTGGCGGAGAAAAAGGATCTGCCCTTACACTATGCACAATGGATGACCGTAAAAGCCTCCGGCAAATTGAGGTTGGCGCTCACGTAAAACTGCGAATTATCAACGCCGAGCAGGCTCTTCCCGCACCTAGCCAGCCTCAAACAGCCTCACGCCGTTCAAAATCTGTTCGGCCATAA
- a CDS encoding glycosyltransferase family 4 protein, translated as MSGMRVFVWQWGRKGAGPRIAAELAKALNALPDTSAVLSLSSGAEVLQAEPDLHNDVPVRTYKSLSSFFMRLLQAPRMVHALGRMLRAVRPDVAICAMPGPLDLIMVAALRKAGVPVVVLVHDAATHPGDGFVGQMFLQRLLVWFADIPVTLSRHVAAQLEKQWCMRGRRALVAFHPPFAFVAPEGQQTAPFAHKGPVRLLFFGRLLSYKGLDLLAQALTAIGTQGDYICQIAGKGPHSAELEQLAGLPNVQIENTWVPETKVSQLLAWADALVLPYREATQSGVGAAALAAGRWVISTDVSGLAEQFAGQPNVLFCKPEAQSIAATITAFVKDKPAATPNTQGKREAEQAWQIMAEQILNGVRLFEAG; from the coding sequence TTGAGCGGCATGCGGGTATTTGTCTGGCAGTGGGGGCGCAAAGGGGCCGGCCCGCGTATTGCTGCAGAACTTGCCAAAGCCCTGAACGCGTTGCCAGATACATCTGCTGTTCTTTCTCTCTCCTCTGGGGCGGAGGTGCTACAGGCCGAGCCTGATCTCCATAATGATGTACCGGTACGTACCTACAAAAGCCTTTCCAGCTTTTTTATGCGCTTGTTGCAGGCTCCGCGTATGGTGCACGCGCTTGGCCGCATGTTACGCGCTGTTCGGCCTGATGTTGCCATATGCGCTATGCCAGGGCCGCTTGATCTGATTATGGTGGCAGCTTTGCGTAAAGCTGGTGTGCCTGTTGTGGTGCTGGTGCATGATGCCGCAACTCATCCTGGTGATGGTTTTGTTGGGCAGATGTTTTTGCAGCGCCTGCTGGTCTGGTTTGCTGATATTCCGGTTACATTAAGCCGTCATGTGGCGGCCCAGCTTGAAAAACAATGGTGTATGCGCGGGCGGCGTGCGTTGGTGGCTTTTCATCCACCTTTTGCGTTTGTTGCGCCAGAAGGGCAGCAAACGGCCCCCTTTGCGCATAAAGGGCCGGTTCGGCTGCTGTTTTTTGGCAGATTGCTGTCTTACAAAGGTCTGGATCTGCTGGCGCAAGCTCTTACAGCTATAGGGACGCAAGGTGATTATATCTGCCAGATTGCAGGTAAAGGGCCCCATAGCGCAGAACTGGAACAGCTTGCAGGCTTACCCAATGTGCAGATTGAAAACACATGGGTGCCAGAAACAAAAGTCAGCCAGCTTCTGGCTTGGGCGGATGCGCTGGTGCTGCCTTACAGAGAGGCCACGCAAAGTGGTGTAGGGGCAGCAGCCCTTGCTGCCGGGCGTTGGGTGATTTCAACAGATGTAAGTGGTCTGGCAGAACAGTTTGCCGGGCAACCCAATGTGTTGTTCTGCAAGCCAGAAGCCCAAAGCATTGCAGCAACAATTACAGCATTTGTAAAAGATAAGCCTGCTGCCACACCGAATACGCAAGGTAAGCGGGAGGCTGAGCAGGCATGGCAGATTATGGCCGAACAGATTTTGAACGGCGTGAGGCTGTTTGAGGCTGGCTAG
- the ilvB gene encoding biosynthetic-type acetolactate synthase large subunit produces MRPVPFPGREDDMTLKAASAPSDARNTPALSGAEVLMRALAEQGVEIIFGYPGGAVLPIYDALFKQNQIRHVLVRHEQAAVHAAEAYARSTGKVGVVLVTSGPGATNAVTGLLDAMMDSIPLVCLSGQVPTSLIGYDAFQEADTTGITRPVTKYNYLVRKPEDLAPTVHEAFAIARSGRPGPVLIDLPKNITVGDAPYMGAQDIAPRTERTQAKPDKDAVARAVKAMKNAKRPLFYTGGGIINSGPQASEALRKLVKMTGFPITSTLMGLGAYPGTDSQFLGMLGMHGTYEANLATHDCDVLIALGSRFDDRVTGRVDAFSPTSFKIHADIDPAQINKIIHVDEAIIGDVGETIAMMIEEWEKEPAYTHQKDLAEWWSRIDAWRALDCLRFTQDQAPDAVIKPQQAIRRIYELARETGRDTYVSTEVGQHQMWAAQFFRFDHPNRWLTSGGLGTMGYGLPAAVGAQIAHPDALVMDIAGEASTLMNIQELGTIAQYRLPVKIFIINNHYMGMVRQWQELLHGSRYSESYSDALPDFVKLAESFHGTGLRVTQLSQLDDTIRQALAHDGPVIVDICVAEGENCFPMIPSGAAHNEMILGPDQEESGAKITKEGQMLV; encoded by the coding sequence ATGCGGCCTGTCCCATTTCCGGGAAGAGAGGATGACATGACACTCAAAGCTGCTTCGGCACCATCAGACGCACGGAACACACCAGCTCTTTCTGGTGCGGAAGTCCTTATGCGCGCGCTGGCTGAGCAGGGTGTGGAGATTATTTTCGGATACCCGGGCGGGGCGGTCCTGCCGATTTATGATGCCCTGTTTAAGCAAAACCAGATTCGCCACGTGCTGGTAAGGCACGAGCAGGCGGCTGTTCATGCAGCAGAGGCTTATGCGCGTTCTACCGGCAAGGTAGGGGTTGTGCTGGTTACCAGTGGTCCGGGTGCTACAAACGCCGTAACCGGCTTGCTGGATGCCATGATGGATTCCATCCCGCTGGTGTGTCTGTCCGGGCAGGTGCCTACAAGCCTGATTGGCTATGATGCGTTTCAGGAAGCAGATACCACCGGCATTACGCGGCCTGTTACCAAATACAATTATCTGGTGCGCAAGCCCGAAGATCTGGCGCCAACAGTGCATGAGGCCTTTGCCATTGCACGTTCTGGCCGCCCCGGTCCGGTGCTGATCGATCTGCCTAAAAACATCACCGTGGGTGATGCGCCATATATGGGCGCTCAGGACATTGCACCCCGTACGGAAAGAACACAGGCCAAGCCGGATAAAGATGCTGTGGCCCGCGCCGTAAAGGCCATGAAAAATGCCAAGCGTCCGCTGTTTTATACGGGTGGTGGCATTATCAATTCTGGCCCGCAGGCCAGTGAAGCCTTGCGCAAACTGGTGAAGATGACGGGCTTTCCCATCACCTCTACGCTGATGGGGCTTGGGGCTTATCCGGGCACCGATTCCCAGTTCTTGGGCATGTTGGGGATGCACGGCACCTACGAAGCCAATCTGGCCACGCATGATTGCGATGTGCTGATTGCGCTGGGCAGCCGGTTTGATGACCGTGTGACCGGGCGCGTGGATGCGTTTTCCCCTACATCCTTCAAAATCCATGCGGATATTGATCCGGCCCAGATCAACAAGATCATCCACGTAGATGAAGCCATTATTGGTGATGTGGGTGAAACCATCGCCATGATGATTGAGGAATGGGAAAAAGAACCCGCCTACACCCATCAGAAAGACCTGGCGGAATGGTGGAGCCGGATTGATGCATGGCGTGCGCTGGATTGCCTGCGCTTTACGCAGGATCAGGCGCCAGATGCGGTTATCAAGCCCCAGCAGGCTATTCGTCGTATTTACGAACTGGCGCGTGAAACCGGGCGGGATACCTATGTTTCAACCGAAGTTGGGCAGCATCAGATGTGGGCTGCGCAGTTCTTCCGGTTTGATCATCCCAACCGCTGGCTCACATCTGGTGGTCTTGGCACCATGGGCTATGGCTTGCCAGCAGCCGTTGGTGCGCAGATTGCACACCCCGATGCATTGGTGATGGATATTGCTGGTGAAGCTTCCACCCTGATGAACATTCAGGAACTGGGCACCATTGCGCAGTATCGCCTGCCGGTAAAAATCTTCATCATCAACAACCACTATATGGGCATGGTGCGCCAGTGGCAGGAGCTGCTGCATGGCTCTCGGTATTCTGAAAGCTACAGCGATGCGCTGCCAGATTTTGTAAAGCTGGCAGAAAGCTTTCACGGCACAGGCCTGCGGGTTACGCAGTTGAGCCAGTTGGATGATACCATCCGGCAGGCACTGGCGCATGATGGGCCGGTAATTGTGGATATCTGCGTGGCGGAAGGTGAAAACTGCTTCCCCATGATTCCCTCTGGTGCTGCCCATAATGAAATGATTTTGGGGCCAGATCAGGAAGAAAGCGGAGCCAAGATTACCAAAGAAGGGCAGATGCTGGTCTGA
- a CDS encoding mitochondrial fission ELM1 family protein produces the protein MARADYAGTPEGSNMSSCGTQAGVAAFVVGEDFAGMRSQALGLVARAGWNGTFHPICPSKLARIMLRGPRWIGKPFLRGSDGADLEECPAFAHSSVVVSVGGKGGEVGAGLRGSHRPVVQIQNPRKNLSRFDLIVACRHDDIAGPNVLLGRTALHGLTPEALEQARAQWKPQFAELPRPLIAALVGGSNGRFHFGEAEAHRLGQVLVETLKAEGGSLVVTPSRRTSPAAMKVLTDIVEKAGGHVWNGEGENPYEGLIACADNLIVTIDSVSMISEAVAGCAPVTIYPLPGRSRRINDFIEELELAGRVHVLEDTETRLPAPWLALPLDDTPYIIAELHKRLGF, from the coding sequence ATGGCGCGTGCAGATTACGCCGGAACCCCAGAGGGTTCAAATATGTCGTCTTGCGGAACGCAGGCGGGCGTTGCTGCCTTTGTTGTGGGGGAAGATTTTGCTGGTATGCGGTCTCAAGCTCTGGGGCTTGTAGCACGTGCAGGGTGGAATGGCACTTTTCACCCCATATGCCCCAGTAAACTGGCCCGTATTATGCTGCGTGGGCCGCGCTGGATTGGTAAGCCCTTTTTACGCGGGAGCGATGGGGCTGATCTGGAAGAATGTCCGGCTTTTGCACACTCCTCCGTTGTGGTGAGTGTTGGTGGTAAAGGTGGAGAAGTTGGTGCTGGTTTGCGCGGCTCACACCGGCCTGTGGTGCAAATTCAGAACCCTCGTAAAAATCTGTCTCGGTTTGATCTGATTGTTGCCTGTCGGCACGATGATATTGCTGGCCCAAACGTGTTGCTTGGCCGCACAGCATTGCACGGGCTTACGCCCGAAGCCTTGGAACAGGCGCGCGCGCAATGGAAACCGCAATTTGCAGAACTACCACGCCCTCTTATTGCCGCTTTGGTTGGAGGCTCTAACGGGCGCTTTCATTTTGGAGAGGCAGAAGCCCATCGCCTTGGGCAGGTTTTGGTGGAAACACTCAAGGCGGAAGGGGGCAGCTTGGTTGTCACCCCCTCTCGTCGTACAAGCCCGGCAGCCATGAAGGTGCTGACAGATATTGTAGAAAAAGCAGGTGGCCATGTTTGGAATGGGGAAGGGGAAAACCCCTATGAAGGACTGATTGCCTGTGCAGATAATCTGATTGTCACGATTGACAGTGTTTCGATGATATCAGAAGCAGTTGCCGGGTGTGCGCCAGTTACCATCTATCCGCTGCCGGGGCGTTCACGCCGGATTAATGATTTTATAGAAGAGTTGGAACTGGCTGGGCGCGTGCATGTGTTGGAAGATACAGAAACGCGCCTTCCGGCCCCGTGGTTGGCGTTACCGTTAGATGATACGCCCTATATTATTGCGGAACTGCACAAACGGCTTGGTTTTTAA
- a CDS encoding copper resistance protein B produces MKTCLNRQYISRFLLWGMSALLMAPAVMPHAKAASMNHAGMEGMDDMDMGDMDMPAPKPKPQQSSNPAQHSGHTIAPNKSTKVGTSAYPPVTPSAQWPATPPPVPKVHYVQHIHPVMDHNTYFHALLEQFEGRYTPGNSLFRYSGQAWFGTDYNKFWVKSEGVLDGHRRFSDGDHEFFYDRAISTYFDVQAGIRLDVDSGPTRAWGAVGVQGLALYFFDVSATAYFNNTGVAGKLEGSYDFLITNRLILQPQAELNFYSHADPERGVSRGFSDIDAGLRLRYEFKRQIAPYIAVTYAGHYGSTASIARNNTRMAENGPEDLRFTFGIRSWF; encoded by the coding sequence ATGAAAACATGTTTGAACCGCCAATACATTTCCCGTTTTTTGCTGTGGGGTATGTCCGCTCTGCTTATGGCTCCTGCAGTTATGCCCCATGCCAAGGCAGCTTCCATGAACCATGCAGGTATGGAAGGCATGGATGATATGGATATGGGCGACATGGACATGCCTGCCCCAAAACCTAAACCGCAGCAAAGCTCAAACCCGGCCCAGCATTCTGGGCACACCATTGCACCCAACAAAAGCACCAAGGTGGGCACTTCTGCCTACCCACCCGTAACGCCCAGTGCCCAGTGGCCTGCAACGCCGCCACCTGTGCCTAAAGTGCATTACGTACAGCACATCCATCCGGTTATGGACCACAACACATATTTCCATGCTCTCTTGGAGCAGTTTGAAGGCCGATATACACCGGGCAACAGCTTGTTTAGGTATTCTGGCCAAGCGTGGTTTGGCACGGATTACAACAAGTTCTGGGTAAAGTCTGAAGGCGTGCTAGATGGCCACCGCCGTTTTTCAGATGGTGATCATGAGTTCTTCTATGACCGAGCCATTTCTACCTATTTTGATGTGCAGGCTGGTATTCGGCTGGATGTAGATAGCGGCCCTACCCGCGCATGGGGTGCGGTGGGCGTACAAGGGCTGGCACTTTACTTTTTTGATGTCTCTGCCACGGCGTATTTCAACAACACTGGTGTAGCTGGCAAACTGGAAGGCTCTTACGACTTCCTGATTACCAACCGCCTGATTTTACAGCCACAGGCCGAGTTGAACTTCTATTCTCATGCAGACCCGGAACGCGGTGTAAGCCGAGGTTTTTCTGACATAGATGCAGGTTTGCGCCTACGCTATGAGTTCAAACGCCAGATTGCCCCTTATATTGCTGTTACCTATGCCGGGCATTATGGCAGCACCGCCAGCATAGCCAGAAACAACACCCGCATGGCAGAAAATGGGCCAGAGGATTTACGTTTTACCTTTGGCATTCGCTCGTGGTTTTAG